One stretch of Prunus persica cultivar Lovell chromosome G1, Prunus_persica_NCBIv2, whole genome shotgun sequence DNA includes these proteins:
- the LOC18793201 gene encoding protein SUPPRESSOR OF npr1-1, CONSTITUTIVE 1, with translation MEFIGCFLVFIIIIMTLFYLGFRSFTSSSSSSSCSSSCSSSTSSVTAADIDIPPLQEKYDVFISFRGKDTRRTFTSHLYHALCGKKIETYIDYRLVRGDEIVPALLEAIKRSAISVIIFSENYASSTWCLDELVHILECKQKNGQLVIPIFYDISPSNVRKQQGSYALAFRHLEKCFRDSIDKVHKWRAALTEAASLSGFDDSEKKEEKSEQTDGLNQLRNKLLGEILKEKDLNIDTPSIPPITRYRLSSTKALIVLDDVNAPSQLEFLVGHHDQFCQGSRIIITARDKGLLEQKVDHDKIYKVEGLSSEEALQLFHSHAFRNKSLTADYTELSRKVVDYIEGIPLALKVMGSLFLGCKSKQEWEDQLNKLKRFPSEEIKKALRVSYDGLEENEKEIFLDIACFHKGYIRNYVKESLDGRGFCGEVGIKVLIDRSLISISKGRIEMHDLVQEMGRAIVCEQPIEERNRLFTARDVYQVLNNQRAATVQAISFDWSEIENLNLNDADFRKMYQLRWLRVGYSWFLEHHTLIGSLDLPNYLSYLNWERYPLQSLPSKFSPVNLVELRLPYSQVTGSQLWNEEQKLINLKVISLRFCEYLTEVPNLSRSLKIVHIDLRGCVSLVEIPSYFQTLDKLTYLELGGCTNLKNLPEIPCNVEFLDLSKTAIKELPSTVWSHKRITYFDITNCKFLERLPSRSCKLNVSGTFSLEGCVSLCEFSELPRNTTVLDLRGTTIKELPSSIEFVSSLTIIKLEACKSLVSLPTNIWRLKSLKSLDLSHCSKFQYFPEVSEPVEHLESLNLSGTAVKELPPSIGNLVALRKLDLHVCKNLEVVPNSIYNLSNLKTLMFDGCSELKKLPPVSVDLVSLLSLEALNLSYCSIQEIPDGLVCLTSLQELNLNKAKIKSIPGSIKQAAELSCLCLSDCKNLESLPELPPLLQRLEAGGCTSLKTVSSSSTALTQCWDEYRFSRRLHEKHIFSSCPNLDQNARINIMADAQLRIMRMATASSKFKEEKIERASYDSDDEFFMHDVIQESFCGRCLVALKCPVYDIPNWFSHQSEGSSINIQLPPDWFSTDFLGFALSLVVAYAPLYMKIRWKYSFKASNGESHEIKNSLYNPYLFGSSFQDSHEVFVWWYNVFEVVEAAQIPTAFYELVTEVYVDFSIDKYSAYRPIPEKCGVCLLYGEDAEIIKQRAL, from the exons ATGGAGTTCATTGGGTGCTTTCTAgttttcatcatcatcatcatgactCTGTTCTACTTGGGCTTCAGATCATttacatcttcttcctcttcttcttcttgttcttcttcttgttcttcttctacttcttctGTTACTGCTGCTGATATTGATATCCCTCCTCTTCaagaaaagtatgatgtgTTCATTAGTTTTAGAGGTAAGGATACCCGCCGTACTTTTACCAGCCATCTCTATCATGCTTTATGTGGGAAGAAAATCGAAACCTACATAGATTACAGGCTTGTGAGAGGAGATGAAATTGTGCCTGCCCTCCTCGAAGCAATCAAGAGATCAGCAATTTCGGTAATCATTTTCTCAGAAAACTATGCTTCTTCTACTTGGTGTCTGGATGAACTTGTGCATATACTAGAATGCAAGCAAAAAAATGGCCAGTTGGTTATACCCATTTTTTACGACATCAGTCCATCAAATGTACGGAAACAACAGGGAAGTTATGCGCTTGCATTTCGTCATCTTGAAAAATGTTTCAGGGATAGTATCGACAAGGTGCACAAGTGGAGGGCTGCATTGACAGAAGCAGCCAGTCTATCTGGGTTTGATGattcagaaaaaaaaga GGAGAAATCAGAACAAACGGATGGACTGAATCAGTTGCGAAATAAACTTCTTGGTGAGAtattaaaggaaaaagatcTAAACATCGACACTCCTTCTATACCACCTATTACTCGATATAGGCTCAGCAGCACAAAGGCGCTCATTGTTCTTGATGATGTGAATGCTCCAAGCCAACTAGAATTTCTTGTTGGTCATCATGATCAGTTTTGCCAAGGAAGTCGAATCATTATAACTGCTAGAGATAAAGGCCTACTTGAGCAAAAAGTTGACCATGATAAGATATACAAGGTTGAGGGATTAAGTTCCGAAGAAGCTCTTCAGCTCTTTCATTCGCATGCTTTCAGAAATAAGTCTCTAACAGCAGATTACACTGAGTTGTCAAGAAAGGTGGTAGATTATATTGAAGGCATTCCATTAGCTCTTAAAGTTATGGGGTCCTTATTCCTTGGTTGCAAGAGCAAACAAGAGTGGGAAGATCAACTGAATAAATTGAAACGATTTCCAAGCGAAGAAATCAAGAAAGCGTTGAGAGTAAGTTACGATGGattagaagaaaatgagaaggaGATATTTCTTGATATAGCATGCTTTCATAAAGGCTATATCAGGAATTATGTAAAAGAGTCATTAGATGGACGTGGTTTCTGTGGGGAAGTCGGAATCAAAGTTCTCATTGATAGGTCTCTCATATCAATTTCAAAAGGACGGATAGAGATGCATGATTTGGTGCAAGAAATGGGTAGGGCAATTGTTTGCGAACAACCTATTGAAGAACGCAATAGGTTGTTCACAGCAAGGGATGTCTATCAAGTATTGAATAACCAg AGAGCTGCAACTGTTCAAGCCATATCCTTTGACTGGTCTGAGATTGAAAATCTAAACTTGAATGATGCAGACTTTAGAAAGATGTATCAACTGAGATGGCTACGTGTTGGTTATTCTTGGTTTCTTGAGCACCACACATTAATTGGTTCTCTTGATCTTCCCAATTATCTTAGTTATCTTAACTGGGAGAGATATCCTTTGCAATCCTTGCCATCCAAATTTTCTCCTGTAAATCTTGTTGAGCTTCGTCTGCCATACAGCCAAGTTACTGGGTCGCAACTTTGGAATGAAGAGCAG AAGCTTATCAACTTAAAAGTGATCAGTCTTCGTTTCTGCGAATATCTAACTGAAGTTCCAAATCTCTCTCGGAGTCTGAAAATTGTACATATAGATCTTCGTGGTTGTGTAAGTTTGGTTGAAATTCCTTCGTATTTTCAAACACTTGACAAGCTTACTTATCTTGAACTTGGGGGCTGCACAAATCTCAAAAATCTTCCTGAGATTCCATGTAATGTTGAATTCTTAGATTTATCTAAGACAGCAATAAAGGAATTGCCATCAACAGTTTGGTCTCACAAAAGAATTACTTACTTTGATATTACAAATTGTAAATTCCTTGAGAGACTTCCAAGCCGCAGTTGTAAGCTGAATGTCTCGGGTACTTTTAGTCTAGAGGGTTGCGTATCTCTTTGCGAGTTTTCGGAGCTTCCCAGGAATACAACAGTGCTAGATTTGAGGGGCACAACAATAAAAGAATTGCCCTCATCAATTGAGTTTGTCTCTAGTCTCACTATAATTAAACTGGAAGCTTGCAAAAGCCTTGTGAGTCTCCCAACGAACATTTGGAGGTTGAAATCCCTCAAGAGCCTTGATCTCAGTCACTGCTCTAAATTTCAATACTTCCCAGAAGTCTCGGAGCCCGTGGAACATCTGGAGTCTCTAAATTTATCAGGTACAGCGGTTAAAGAGCTACCCCCATCAATTGGAAATCTAGTTGCCCTTCGAAAATTAGACCTCCACGTATGCAAGAACCTTGAGGTTGTCCCAAACAGCATCTACAATTTGAGCAACCTTAAAACTCTCATGTTTGATGGATGTTCAGAACTGAAGAAATTGCCTCCTGTCTCAGTAGACTTAGTCAGTTTACTCTCTTTGGAAGCACTAAACCTTAGTTATTGCAGTATACAAGAAATCCCTGATGGTCTCGTTTGCTTAACCTCATTACAAGAGTTAAATCTGAACAAGGCCAAAATTAAGAGCATACCTGGAAGCATCAAACAAGCAGCTGAGTTGTCTTGCCTGTGCCTAAGCGATTGCAAGAACCTTGAATCTTTACCAGAGCTCCCCCCATTGCTACAACGTCTTGAAGCAGGTGGTTGCACGTCACTGAAGACAGTGTCAAGTTCAAGCACTGCACTCACACAATGTTGGGACGAATATAGATTTTCTCGAAGGCTTCATGAGAAACATATATTTTCTAGTTGCCCAAATTTGGATCAGAATGCACGAATCAACATAATGGCTGATGCACAGCTCAGAATTATGCGAATGGCAACTGCATCATCAaagtttaaagaagaaaaaattgaacgaGCATCATATGattcagatgatgaattttttatGCATGATGTGATTCAG GAAAGTTTTTGTGGGAGATGTTTAGTTGCCCTTAAATGTCCGGTGTATGACATTCCAAATTGGTTCAGCCATCAAAGTGAGGGATCTTCAATAAATATTCAGCTTCCTCCTGATTGGTTTAGCACAGATTTCTTGGGTTTCGCTCTATCTCTTGTTGTTGCATATGCTCCATTGTATATGAAGATTAGATGGAAGTACAGCTTCAAAGCTAGTAACGGGGAAAGCCATGAAATCAAAAATAGTTTGTATAATCCTTATCTGTTTGGAAGCAGTTTCCAAGATTCTCATGAGGTGTTTGTATGGTGGTATAATGTCTTTGAAGTTGTAGAGGCAGCTCAAATCCCCACTGCATTTTACGAACTTGTTACTGAGGTCTATGTTGACTTCAGCATAGACAAATATTCCGCCTACAGACCCATTCCGGAGAAGTGTGGGGTGTGTCTGTTGTATGGCGAAGATGCTGAGATCATAAAGCAGAGGGCTTTGTAG